In Campylobacter concisus, a genomic segment contains:
- a CDS encoding molybdenum cofactor guanylyltransferase translates to MQTCVILAGGKSSRMGQDKTLLPFGGFKTLTHYEVAKFSKAFDEVYVSSKFEKFSPPLKLIKDENSNNYSPMLALYSILKNFDHSIFVIPADMPFFDLSSLKELVKFKDEFDMVVASDNEHIHSLCGFFSPGLATLAHEFYLKNEHKIGLLRKSCKCKVVNFKDSEQFFNVNFPDEYEMAKKIQEKKIDDE, encoded by the coding sequence ATGCAAACTTGCGTGATTTTAGCAGGTGGCAAAAGCTCGCGTATGGGGCAAGATAAGACACTTTTGCCATTTGGTGGTTTTAAGACGCTTACTCATTATGAGGTTGCGAAATTTAGCAAAGCTTTTGACGAAGTTTATGTAAGCTCAAAATTTGAGAAATTTAGCCCGCCACTAAAGCTTATAAAAGATGAAAATAGCAATAACTATTCGCCAATGCTCGCACTTTACTCCATTCTTAAAAATTTTGATCATAGCATTTTTGTGATACCAGCTGATATGCCATTTTTTGATCTTTCTAGCCTTAAAGAGCTTGTTAAATTTAAAGATGAATTTGATATGGTTGTGGCTAGTGATAATGAGCACATTCACTCGCTTTGTGGTTTTTTTAGCCCAGGGCTTGCCACTTTGGCTCATGAGTTTTATTTAAAAAATGAGCATAAAATCGGACTTTTGAGAAAAAGCTGTAAATGCAAAGTCGTAAATTTTAAAGATAGTGAGCAGTTTTTTAATGTAAATTTCCCTGACGAATACGAAATGGCAAAGAAAATCCAAGAAAAGAAGATAGATGATGAGTAA
- a CDS encoding GntP family permease, protein MSGISLIVCFVVAIILMIVMISKLKVHPFLALMSISLVLAIVAGIDLSKIPAMIGVGFSGTFKSIGIVIIFGTIIGTVLEKTGAALKLADMVVKLVGQKRPELAMLIMGWVVGIPVFCDSGFVVLNSIREALYKKISASPVAMSVALSGGLYASHVFIPPTPGPIAAAGTLGLGGNLLLVIIMGTVVSVPVLIAVYFFSKSVGKSVTISDKDADATITASYEELLKKFGTLPSGFLSLAPIIMPIIFMAIGSIVDVLAKQGMFDKTALLPKILLFLGNPIIALAIGVIFCVFLLVEARKIREFDHITNESLKIAGPILFITAAGGVLGNVITEAGFVNFIKENATAIKAIGIFFPFIISAVLKTAQGSSTVAIITTASIMGAFSADNSLMQTLGFTSEISAALCVMAIASGAMCVSHANDSYFWVVTNFSKMSAEQGYRTQTAMTFIMGIVGIISVYILSLVLL, encoded by the coding sequence ATGAGCGGAATCTCACTAATTGTCTGTTTTGTTGTAGCCATCATACTTATGATCGTTATGATCTCTAAGCTAAAAGTGCATCCATTTTTGGCACTTATGAGCATTTCTTTGGTTCTTGCGATCGTCGCAGGCATCGATCTGTCCAAGATCCCAGCTATGATAGGTGTCGGCTTTAGTGGCACATTTAAGAGTATCGGTATCGTTATTATCTTTGGAACGATCATCGGTACCGTACTTGAAAAAACGGGAGCTGCTTTAAAGCTAGCTGATATGGTTGTTAAGCTAGTCGGACAAAAGCGTCCAGAGCTTGCTATGCTCATCATGGGCTGGGTTGTTGGCATTCCGGTATTTTGTGATAGCGGATTTGTCGTTTTAAACTCTATTCGCGAGGCACTTTATAAGAAAATTTCAGCAAGCCCAGTCGCTATGTCAGTCGCTCTAAGTGGCGGCCTATACGCATCTCACGTCTTCATCCCGCCAACTCCTGGCCCAATAGCAGCTGCAGGAACACTTGGTCTTGGTGGAAATTTACTCCTTGTTATCATTATGGGAACAGTCGTTTCAGTGCCTGTTTTGATAGCTGTTTATTTCTTTTCAAAGAGTGTTGGCAAAAGCGTGACTATCAGCGACAAAGATGCTGACGCTACTATCACAGCTAGTTACGAAGAGCTTTTAAAGAAATTTGGCACGCTACCTAGCGGATTTTTGAGCCTTGCTCCTATCATCATGCCTATCATTTTTATGGCGATTGGCTCTATTGTCGATGTTTTAGCAAAACAAGGCATGTTTGATAAAACGGCTCTCTTGCCAAAGATACTTTTATTTTTAGGAAACCCTATCATTGCTCTTGCAATCGGCGTGATCTTTTGCGTATTTTTATTAGTAGAAGCCAGAAAGATAAGAGAATTTGACCACATCACGAACGAATCTTTAAAGATCGCTGGACCGATACTCTTTATCACTGCAGCTGGCGGTGTTTTGGGTAATGTCATCACTGAGGCTGGCTTTGTAAATTTCATAAAAGAAAACGCAACCGCCATAAAAGCGATAGGAATTTTCTTCCCATTCATCATCTCGGCCGTACTAAAAACCGCTCAAGGAAGCTCGACCGTGGCTATCATCACGACAGCGTCTATCATGGGTGCGTTTAGTGCCGACAACTCACTCATGCAAACACTTGGCTTTACGAGTGAAATTTCAGCTGCACTTTGTGTCATGGCGATAGCATCTGGTGCGATGTGCGTATCTCACGCAAATGACAGCTACTTCTGGGTTGTGACAAATTTTAGCAAGATGAGCGCAGAACAAGGATATCGCACACAAACAGCTATGACGTTTATAATGGGCATCGTTGGTATAATTAGCGTTTATATCTTATCTTTGGTGCTTTTATGA
- the leuC gene encoding 3-isopropylmalate dehydratase large subunit, with product MKQTITEKIFSDHVGKEVSAGEIIESKIDMIIGNDITTPISIKQFERSGAKKLANPDGFAIVMDHYIPTKDILSANQAKISREFAYKHDLKNYFDEKDMGIEHAILPEKGLVIPGDVIIGADSHTCTHGALGAFSTGMGSTDLAYAMITGKNWFKVPESIKVVFKGKLDKHVYGKDLILEIIRQIGVDGALYKALEFSGEVIEGLSMDDRFSMCNMAIEAGAKSGIIAVDEITKEFLKDKNLRDKPKFFYSDEGAKYDKILEIDVTNLDPVIAYPFLPSNGKSVRQAVRDDLAIDQAFIGSCTNGRLSDLRIAAQILKGKKVARKTRLIITPATQKIARAAEKEGLIDIFIEAGAVVSNPTCGACLGGYMGILGANERCISTTNRNFVGRMGDRTSEIYLANSAVVAASAIAGKIADPRDL from the coding sequence ATGAAACAAACCATCACAGAAAAAATATTTTCAGATCACGTTGGCAAAGAGGTAAGCGCAGGAGAGATCATCGAGAGCAAGATCGATATGATCATAGGTAACGACATCACGACGCCTATCTCGATCAAGCAGTTTGAGCGAAGTGGCGCTAAAAAGCTAGCTAACCCAGACGGCTTTGCCATCGTGATGGACCACTACATCCCGACAAAGGACATCCTAAGCGCAAATCAAGCCAAAATTTCACGCGAATTTGCCTACAAACACGACCTTAAAAACTACTTCGACGAAAAAGATATGGGCATCGAGCACGCGATTTTGCCTGAAAAAGGGCTAGTCATCCCAGGCGACGTCATCATCGGCGCAGACAGCCACACCTGTACGCACGGCGCTCTTGGAGCGTTTAGCACTGGCATGGGCAGCACCGACCTAGCTTATGCGATGATCACTGGTAAAAACTGGTTTAAAGTGCCTGAGAGCATCAAAGTAGTCTTTAAAGGCAAGCTTGATAAGCACGTCTATGGCAAGGACCTCATCCTTGAGATCATCCGTCAAATAGGCGTTGATGGTGCACTTTACAAGGCACTTGAGTTTAGTGGCGAGGTGATAGAGGGCCTTAGCATGGATGATAGATTTTCAATGTGCAACATGGCGATCGAGGCTGGCGCAAAGAGTGGTATCATCGCGGTTGATGAGATCACAAAAGAGTTTTTAAAAGATAAAAATTTACGTGATAAACCAAAATTTTTCTACTCAGACGAGGGTGCAAAATACGACAAAATTTTAGAGATAGATGTGACTAATCTTGATCCAGTTATCGCATATCCATTTTTGCCAAGCAACGGCAAGAGCGTAAGACAAGCGGTTCGTGACGATTTAGCCATTGATCAAGCATTTATCGGTTCATGCACAAATGGCCGTCTAAGCGACCTACGTATCGCAGCACAAATTTTAAAAGGCAAAAAAGTAGCTCGCAAGACAAGGCTCATAATCACCCCAGCGACGCAAAAGATCGCAAGAGCTGCCGAGAAAGAGGGCTTAATCGACATTTTCATCGAAGCAGGAGCAGTTGTGAGTAACCCAACATGTGGCGCTTGTCTTGGCGGATATATGGGAATTTTAGGTGCAAATGAGCGCTGTATCTCAACAACAAATAGAAATTTCGTAGGCCGTATGGGCGATAGAACGAGTGAAATTTATCTAGCCAACTCAGCAGTTGTAGCAGCCTCAGCCATAGCAGGTAAAATCGCCGATCCAAGGGACTTATAG
- a CDS encoding Rrf2 family transcriptional regulator, whose protein sequence is MLPQHLTLLQIFNAVNNKEKLFKIHSDSPKACPLGSKIEGLLTNHFLKAQEALENSLRSITLQDLLDELINL, encoded by the coding sequence ATACTCCCCCAACACCTAACCCTCCTTCAAATTTTTAACGCAGTAAATAATAAAGAAAAACTTTTTAAGATCCACTCTGACTCACCTAAAGCCTGCCCGCTCGGTAGCAAGATCGAAGGACTCTTAACCAACCACTTCCTAAAAGCACAAGAAGCTTTAGAGAATAGTTTAAGAAGTATTACTTTACAAGATCTATTAGATGAGCTTATTAATTTATAA
- a CDS encoding TonB-dependent siderophore receptor, translating into MNKFRISAVLCFAISALNAADVSLDGISIEDSADDGYRATTSEVGKTNTPILEIPQTVNVVTQQQLKDKKPETLAESLQNVSGVSYGNTTGGIFDSIIKRGFGGGRDGSIMRNGVPTSVMHSFNKTVESVEVLKGPASLLYGAQEPGGIINMVTKKPKYDFSNEIWAGIGNRNYWNTGFDTTGPIAESGFAYRFIFDTMQKDYWREFGEYKNVLFAPSLSYKGDDYRINLAYAHTRSTDPIDRGMYLIPSTGKLLPIDKKRRLDEPFNKLKTKLDTLDVNFEKNLGENWLLKGAYAFSRSKHEYGHIRLMNVNLNNGTATRRNEYYDGFIHRTHAGSLNLNGYVKTGEIEHNLLFGIDAKEYYRYRPGGLRDTGNRLSINIYNPIYGRVGLPTARESSIQYQKLKTIGFYAQDSINLTENLIYSLGTRYEYYDQVARGTTSGPNSTDQQDGKFTWQTGLLYLLTPQWSVYTNYAQSFNPQMAISGDDIGDIKPEEGKSVELGTKFQNDSITASAAVFNINKKNIMRTVNSVSTPVGEARSRGFEFDFNGRVTQGLSVGASYAYTKTEVRKDSGAFAVLVGKPLEATPKHQASLFANYDFSHLGAKGLRIGGGARYFGSWYTYYMKTDLSAVPAGTAFKMDSAVVYDAFISYDTKIAGYETNFSFNVKNLTDKLYYTSSSTGTQANIIPIQPGYARQFMLTASVKF; encoded by the coding sequence ATGAATAAATTTCGCATTAGTGCGGTGCTTTGTTTTGCTATTTCTGCTTTAAATGCTGCTGATGTAAGCTTAGATGGCATCAGCATTGAAGATAGCGCAGACGATGGCTACAGAGCCACAACGAGTGAGGTGGGTAAGACAAATACGCCAATTCTTGAGATCCCGCAGACGGTAAACGTCGTAACCCAGCAGCAGCTAAAGGATAAAAAGCCGGAGACTCTAGCCGAGAGCCTTCAAAATGTGAGCGGCGTTAGCTACGGAAACACCACGGGTGGCATCTTTGACTCGATCATAAAGAGAGGCTTTGGCGGCGGACGCGACGGCTCGATCATGCGAAATGGCGTACCCACTAGCGTCATGCATAGCTTTAACAAAACCGTAGAAAGCGTCGAAGTGCTAAAAGGCCCGGCTAGTTTGCTCTACGGCGCGCAAGAACCTGGCGGCATCATAAATATGGTCACCAAAAAGCCAAAATACGACTTCTCAAACGAAATTTGGGCGGGTATCGGCAACCGCAACTACTGGAATACAGGCTTTGATACCACAGGACCTATTGCAGAGAGCGGATTTGCGTATAGATTTATATTTGATACGATGCAAAAGGACTACTGGAGAGAGTTTGGCGAATATAAAAATGTTCTCTTTGCACCCTCACTTTCGTATAAAGGCGATGATTACCGCATAAATTTGGCTTATGCGCACACACGCTCGACCGATCCGATCGACCGAGGCATGTATCTCATTCCAAGCACTGGCAAGCTACTGCCGATAGATAAGAAAAGACGCCTTGACGAGCCATTTAATAAACTAAAAACAAAGCTTGACACGCTAGATGTAAATTTTGAGAAAAATCTCGGCGAAAACTGGCTGTTAAAGGGCGCTTATGCATTTTCTCGTTCAAAGCACGAGTACGGACACATCAGGCTAATGAACGTAAATCTAAATAATGGCACGGCAACTAGGCGAAACGAATACTACGACGGATTTATTCACCGCACACATGCTGGATCACTAAATTTAAACGGCTACGTTAAAACTGGCGAGATAGAGCATAACTTGCTATTTGGTATCGACGCAAAGGAGTACTACCGCTATAGACCAGGTGGCCTAAGAGATACGGGCAATCGCCTAAGCATCAACATATATAATCCTATCTATGGAAGAGTAGGGCTACCAACTGCCAGGGAGTCAAGCATCCAGTATCAAAAGCTAAAAACTATCGGATTTTACGCACAAGATAGCATAAATTTAACTGAAAACTTAATCTACTCTTTAGGAACTAGGTATGAATACTACGACCAAGTAGCTCGTGGCACAACTAGTGGACCAAATAGCACAGATCAGCAAGATGGCAAATTTACGTGGCAAACTGGACTTTTATATCTACTAACGCCTCAGTGGTCGGTCTATACCAACTACGCACAAAGTTTCAACCCGCAAATGGCGATCAGCGGCGACGATATTGGCGACATAAAGCCTGAAGAGGGCAAAAGCGTAGAGCTTGGAACTAAATTTCAAAACGATAGTATAACGGCAAGTGCAGCGGTCTTTAACATCAATAAGAAAAACATCATGCGTACCGTAAATAGCGTAAGTACGCCCGTGGGCGAGGCACGCTCTAGAGGATTTGAGTTTGACTTTAACGGCCGCGTGACGCAAGGGCTAAGCGTGGGCGCTAGCTACGCATATACTAAAACCGAGGTGCGCAAGGATAGCGGCGCGTTTGCCGTGCTAGTGGGCAAACCGCTAGAAGCCACGCCGAAACACCAAGCCAGCCTCTTTGCCAACTACGACTTTAGCCACCTAGGCGCAAAAGGCCTAAGGATCGGCGGCGGAGCGAGGTATTTTGGCTCGTGGTACACCTATTACATGAAGACAGATTTATCTGCAGTACCAGCGGGAACGGCATTCAAGATGGATAGTGCAGTTGTTTATGATGCTTTCATCAGCTACGATACCAAGATCGCGGGCTACGAGACGAATTTCTCGTTTAACGTCAAAAACTTGACCGACAAGCTCTACTATACGTCCTCATCGACCGGCACGCAGGCTAATATCATACCGATACAGCCGGGGTATGCGAGGCAGTTTATGCTAACAGCTAGCGTTAAATTCTAA
- a CDS encoding SemiSWEET family transporter — MSEKNLQILGWIGTCLSVVMYFSYIPQIMGNLDGNKTPFIQPLAAALNCTIWTSYGLLKAKKDYPLSAANFPGIIFGLLATITAF, encoded by the coding sequence ATGAGCGAAAAAAATCTACAAATTTTAGGCTGGATTGGCACATGCCTATCAGTTGTTATGTACTTTTCATACATCCCACAAATAATGGGTAACCTTGACGGTAACAAGACGCCTTTTATACAGCCACTAGCGGCTGCGCTAAACTGCACAATCTGGACAAGTTACGGCCTATTAAAAGCTAAAAAAGACTATCCACTTTCTGCCGCAAACTTTCCAGGCATAATCTTTGGTCTTTTGGCAACTATAACAGCGTTTTAA
- a CDS encoding tyrosine-type recombinase/integrase produces the protein MKYPLDCKDSFENSFIFWLTRYVKFKLSSLSNKELRDPKALASVNFALSREIKNIDQLDGLVKSARNAGLTGINTYFNPLKKIYETMKFYELSSLKQIDEELLSEILASITGGLSDASKKNYRISVINFFAFLDKQNEEDGKAHVFDINLKNWGGVSGNKGQKLPEFMGEDEVKKFLDAIEESDFKQNSNRNKLIIKTIIFTGIRVSEALNLKRKDITEDGDLFIIRIRGKGNKYRIVMIKRHLIEAHLNAIAINYINKEGYLFINKKGTRLTQAYVSRIVEQILFKAGIRKEKNGAHMLRHTFATMLYKKQKDLVLVQEALGHASLNTSRIYTHFDSDKLKLAAKVAEDLAGE, from the coding sequence TTGAAATATCCACTTGATTGTAAAGATAGTTTTGAAAACTCATTTATATTTTGGCTCACTCGCTATGTCAAATTTAAGCTAAGCTCACTTTCGAATAAAGAGCTTAGGGATCCAAAAGCACTTGCAAGTGTAAATTTCGCTCTAAGCCGCGAGATAAAAAACATAGACCAGCTTGATGGCTTGGTAAAAAGCGCGAGAAACGCAGGGCTTACCGGCATAAATACCTACTTTAATCCACTTAAAAAAATATATGAAACGATGAAATTTTACGAGCTTAGCAGCCTAAAACAGATCGACGAAGAGCTGCTAAGTGAAATATTAGCTAGCATAACCGGCGGACTAAGTGATGCTAGTAAGAAAAATTACCGCATCTCAGTGATAAATTTCTTTGCATTTTTAGACAAACAAAACGAAGAGGATGGCAAGGCTCATGTTTTTGATATAAATTTAAAAAACTGGGGTGGAGTGAGTGGTAACAAAGGGCAAAAGTTGCCTGAGTTTATGGGCGAAGATGAGGTCAAAAAATTTCTTGATGCGATCGAGGAGAGCGATTTTAAGCAAAACTCGAATCGCAATAAGCTCATAATAAAAACGATAATTTTTACTGGCATTCGTGTGAGCGAGGCTCTAAACTTAAAACGAAAAGACATCACCGAAGATGGCGATCTTTTTATCATCAGGATCCGTGGCAAAGGCAACAAATACCGCATAGTAATGATAAAACGCCACCTAATCGAAGCTCATCTAAACGCAATCGCGATAAACTACATAAACAAAGAAGGCTATCTTTTTATAAATAAAAAAGGCACGAGACTTACGCAGGCTTATGTTAGCCGCATAGTTGAGCAAATTTTATTTAAAGCTGGTATTAGAAAAGAGAAAAATGGTGCTCACATGCTGCGCCACACCTTTGCAACGATGCTTTACAAAAAGCAAAAAGACCTTGTTTTGGTGCAAGAAGCTCTAGGGCATGCAAGCTTAAATACCTCAAGAATTTATACTCACTTTGATAGTGACAAATTAAAGCTTGCCGCAAAGGTAGCTGAGGATTTAGCAGGAGAGTAG
- a CDS encoding glycerate kinase, with the protein MRILVAIDSLKGSLSSLEAGLAVKEGLEEIGCEVVVKPIADGGEGSVEAMADALGAKFIDTIVKNPLGIEILARYALKDDLAILEMSSASGLTLINPDERNPLKTSTFGFGQMIKDAIAKGARKFIIGIGGSATNDAGTGMLSALGFKFYDKDGALLEGKGENLAKIYEFTDEEALKELKECEFLIACDVDNPLYGMNGAAHVYAPQKGANGRMVKELDDGLKHFATLVKEKTNSKFHTQKGTGAAGGLGFAFVAFLGAKLRPGIEIITQTIALEDEIKKADLVITGEGRMDFQSSMGKTPTGVAKLAKKYHKPVIAFAGSVQKCAKDCHKNGIDAYFCILNEPVSLEEAMRKDVAIRNLKMTAEQAVRLFKIANKL; encoded by the coding sequence ATGAGAATTTTAGTTGCGATTGATTCATTAAAAGGCTCGCTTAGCTCTCTTGAAGCGGGCCTTGCTGTAAAAGAAGGACTAGAAGAGATTGGCTGCGAGGTCGTTGTCAAGCCTATCGCAGATGGTGGCGAGGGTAGTGTAGAGGCGATGGCTGATGCACTTGGTGCAAAATTTATAGATACGATAGTTAAAAATCCACTTGGAATTGAAATTTTAGCTAGATATGCACTAAAAGATGACCTTGCCATACTTGAGATGTCAAGCGCTTCTGGCCTTACGCTCATAAACCCAGACGAGAGAAATCCACTAAAGACTAGCACATTTGGTTTTGGTCAGATGATAAAAGATGCCATTGCTAAAGGCGCTAGAAAATTTATCATTGGCATCGGCGGAAGTGCGACAAATGACGCTGGTACAGGCATGCTTAGCGCACTTGGCTTTAAATTTTATGATAAAGATGGTGCTTTACTTGAAGGAAAAGGTGAGAATTTAGCCAAAATTTATGAGTTTACAGATGAAGAGGCACTAAAAGAGCTAAAGGAGTGCGAGTTTTTAATCGCCTGCGATGTAGATAATCCTCTTTATGGTATGAATGGAGCTGCTCACGTTTATGCCCCTCAAAAGGGTGCAAATGGCCGTATGGTAAAAGAGCTTGATGATGGGCTAAAACACTTTGCAACTCTTGTAAAGGAAAAGACTAATAGCAAATTTCACACACAAAAAGGCACTGGTGCCGCTGGCGGGCTTGGCTTTGCATTCGTGGCATTTCTAGGAGCGAAACTTCGCCCAGGCATCGAGATCATTACGCAGACTATTGCACTTGAAGATGAGATCAAAAAGGCTGATCTAGTCATCACTGGTGAAGGCCGTATGGACTTTCAAAGCTCAATGGGCAAGACACCAACTGGGGTTGCAAAACTAGCAAAAAAGTATCATAAGCCAGTGATCGCATTTGCTGGAAGCGTGCAAAAATGTGCCAAAGATTGCCACAAAAATGGGATTGATGCCTATTTTTGTATATTAAATGAGCCAGTGAGTCTTGAAGAAGCGATGAGAAAAGATGTCGCGATTAGAAATTTAAAGATGACAGCGGAGCAAGCCGTAAGACTCTTTAAAATAGCAAATAAACTTTGA
- a CDS encoding NFACT RNA binding domain-containing protein, with product MKYAHLVQIANYLSNFTKINQAKRINDMAILIEFNGEKIIFDLNKSSSAIYKDDEQKEAKIYQAPFDNVLKKRFNASHIKSVECLKDNRILKFTCTQSGSYKSENFILYFEFTGRFTNAVITDENNVIIEALRHIDNSYRKIETGEVLRELPAITIKEKPCEPITDFEVFFKSEATRVNESRIASLKEAKLASVQKKIDNMSEILNSLEDKDELMRKSEESANLGSLLLANLGNFKGYEREIYLKDFDGNEIKLTLSDTPKNSANEFYTRSKKFRAKALGVEIEKRNLSEKIEFFEGLKSLLKEANSLYELEILSPKNKAKQRERHVKDVSENAEIFYVREFKILVGRNEKGNINLLDLAKKDDIWLHLKDAPSAHVIIKTNKSKVPEDVLKMAAKFCVEFSVKGAGRYEVDYTKRENLKRENGANVTYTNYKTIIINKG from the coding sequence ATGAAGTACGCACATTTAGTTCAAATAGCAAATTATTTATCAAATTTTACAAAGATAAACCAAGCAAAACGCATTAATGATATGGCTATTTTAATCGAATTTAATGGCGAGAAGATCATCTTTGATCTAAATAAATCAAGCTCTGCGATTTATAAAGACGATGAGCAAAAAGAAGCAAAAATTTATCAAGCGCCTTTTGATAATGTGCTAAAAAAGCGCTTTAACGCCTCACATATAAAAAGCGTCGAGTGCCTAAAAGACAATAGAATTTTAAAATTTACCTGCACGCAAAGTGGCTCATATAAAAGCGAAAATTTCATCCTCTATTTTGAATTTACTGGCCGCTTTACAAACGCCGTGATAACTGATGAAAACAACGTAATAATCGAAGCGTTAAGACATATTGATAATAGCTACCGAAAGATAGAAACTGGCGAAGTTTTAAGAGAGCTTCCAGCTATCACTATCAAGGAAAAACCGTGCGAGCCCATAACTGACTTTGAGGTGTTTTTTAAGAGCGAAGCGACTAGAGTAAATGAATCAAGGATAGCTAGTTTAAAAGAGGCGAAGCTTGCAAGCGTACAAAAAAAGATAGATAATATGAGCGAAATTTTAAACTCACTTGAAGACAAAGATGAGCTAATGAGAAAGAGTGAGGAATCTGCGAATTTAGGATCGCTTTTGCTTGCAAATTTGGGAAATTTTAAGGGCTATGAGAGAGAAATTTACCTGAAAGATTTTGATGGCAACGAGATAAAATTAACCCTTAGCGATACACCAAAAAATAGTGCAAATGAATTTTACACAAGATCAAAAAAGTTTCGAGCAAAAGCCCTTGGCGTGGAGATAGAAAAGAGAAATTTAAGCGAAAAGATTGAGTTTTTTGAAGGATTAAAATCCCTCTTAAAAGAAGCGAATAGTCTTTATGAGCTTGAAATTTTAAGCCCAAAAAACAAGGCAAAACAAAGAGAACGCCACGTAAAAGATGTGAGTGAAAATGCTGAAATTTTTTACGTTAGAGAATTTAAAATTTTAGTTGGTAGAAATGAAAAAGGCAATATAAATTTACTTGATCTTGCTAAAAAAGATGACATCTGGCTTCATCTAAAAGACGCCCCAAGCGCTCACGTTATCATCAAAACAAATAAGAGCAAGGTACCCGAAGATGTGCTAAAAATGGCAGCTAAATTCTGCGTGGAATTTAGTGTAAAGGGAGCTGGCAGATACGAGGTAGACTATACTAAGCGTGAAAATTTAAAACGTGAAAACGGCGCAAATGTCACTTACACAAACTACAAAACGATCATCATAAATAAAGGCTAA
- a CDS encoding phospholipase A — translation MMSKILLFLSLSLSFLMASGLDDFKRAQELEQSGDIKAAMQIYKELAKSSLNEQSVIQNVQESEPAPREAKLKQADLLREDKSGKNLQNALGIELYKFNYLLPVTYAKNVPDDERKSVETKFQISLAKPLFYDLFGLRESLVAAYTQTSWWQITRTSAPFRETNYQPEIFLNFALPKYLDQIGVKNLKFGLLHESNGRDGSNSRSWNRAYVQSDFVFGKLSISPRAWMVVGNKGDNKDILKYIGHGDVRLSYNLNDHIFSLMLRNNLHFDKTNKGAAEISYMFPIFSTGVYGYLQYFTGYGESLIDYNRHTDKFGLGFVILK, via the coding sequence ATGATGAGTAAAATTTTATTGTTTTTAAGCCTTAGTCTTAGTTTTTTGATGGCAAGTGGGCTAGATGATTTTAAAAGAGCACAAGAGCTGGAGCAAAGTGGCGACATAAAGGCTGCGATGCAAATTTATAAAGAGCTAGCCAAAAGCTCTTTAAACGAGCAAAGCGTGATACAAAATGTGCAAGAGAGTGAGCCAGCGCCAAGAGAGGCGAAGCTAAAGCAAGCCGATCTTTTAAGAGAAGATAAAAGTGGTAAAAATTTACAAAATGCACTTGGTATCGAGCTTTATAAATTTAACTACCTTTTGCCAGTAACTTATGCTAAAAATGTGCCAGATGATGAGCGAAAAAGCGTTGAAACTAAGTTTCAAATAAGCCTTGCAAAGCCGTTGTTTTATGACCTATTTGGGCTTAGAGAGAGCCTTGTAGCAGCCTACACGCAGACATCTTGGTGGCAGATAACAAGAACTTCAGCGCCATTTCGTGAAACGAACTATCAGCCAGAAATTTTTCTAAATTTTGCTTTGCCAAAATATTTGGATCAAATAGGTGTTAAAAACCTAAAATTTGGACTTTTGCATGAGTCAAATGGACGAGATGGTAGCAATTCAAGAAGCTGGAATAGAGCTTATGTGCAAAGTGATTTTGTTTTTGGCAAGCTTAGCATTTCGCCAAGAGCTTGGATGGTAGTGGGCAATAAGGGCGATAATAAAGATATATTAAAATACATAGGACACGGCGATGTAAGGCTTAGCTACAACCTTAATGATCACATTTTTAGCCTAATGCTAAGAAATAACTTACATTTTGATAAAACAAATAAAGGTGCTGCTGAAATTTCATATATGTTTCCTATCTTCTCAACAGGAGTTTATGGCTATTTGCAGTATTTTACGGGATATGGCGAGAGTTTGATTGATTATAATAGGCATACCGATAAATTTGGTCTTGGTTTTGTTATTTTAAAATAA